A window from bacterium encodes these proteins:
- a CDS encoding pinensin family lanthipeptide, giving the protein MGKKLKLKLEDLKVQSFVTAAKFIVGGLLPTHPDACGTNTCQQYTEVGCGPTIGCESAQCGDTVGCTYGGEYTLCGSICQNTGNCTTEATAHTECSWQQC; this is encoded by the coding sequence ATGGGAAAGAAATTAAAACTCAAACTCGAAGACTTGAAAGTCCAGAGCTTCGTAACGGCAGCCAAATTCATTGTCGGTGGTTTATTGCCGACCCATCCGGATGCATGCGGTACGAATACTTGCCAGCAATATACTGAGGTTGGTTGTGGTCCTACAATTGGATGTGAGTCAGCCCAATGCGGCGATACTGTGGGGTGTACCTATGGCGGTGAATATACTCTGTGTGGTTCTATTTGCCAAAATACAGGGAATTGTACAACCGAAGCAACTGCACACACAGAATGTTCATGGCAGCAATGTTAA
- a CDS encoding GWxTD domain-containing protein produces MKLLNFLFLATLLIGSDIVAQKSNNENSNYKKVIEQLDSCFQKKCLSVDELKNYAAAHIHEYKIKLITWRLFDRLSDGHLKKAEKALDMAFQMDLKDNEALFLKAILEKEKGNNNAAEIFNKLIDNVKNTYGFKKPINELAEIFFEEDRYKELIELLSKYKHDSESFEIFFNSLIADGDEIKTTKVFYEILENARDSLFINSFYMQAEPIAEKDETVAWAALKLPNAKISFLKKFWQKRNPTLTRDSNPRLVEHYKRLQYARQFYYKLGNPGYDDRGLIYIRRGKPDRWYVNDELTNLSWVYEDDKNPAHFDFVSSEFGEYKLGNIGGSVVDRAHLHPFYQKMAQKYLMWNLAASRDKKRLMEEINQQMSAELIRMEFYESKKISYIFSPNTPHLPVNIRFASFKKTIDTTTLDISIAIPVSELIFHQNQSEITVRIKAFDSDFVEQETQGKNLTLSSQFKNEMHLVSAFSLKLKPNRYRIALEVANNNEEKQGIYYFDLDVRDFQSRELMVSDIDWATRIENLDYYSGIVKEHANVKIIPYPFTKFQHHQTLSLYYEIYNLTLDNNGHSQYEVSYSINPKKNFFGKLFGAIKKSVNITTPKQGSSIFEFEYITLDLSNLEKGEADFILRVYDKISKQQIDHRETVFIE; encoded by the coding sequence ATGAAGTTATTAAATTTTCTATTTCTAGCGACTTTACTAATTGGAAGCGATATTGTTGCGCAAAAAAGCAATAATGAGAATTCTAACTACAAAAAAGTAATCGAACAATTAGATAGTTGTTTTCAAAAAAAATGCCTATCAGTAGACGAGCTAAAAAATTATGCTGCCGCGCATATTCATGAATATAAAATCAAACTCATCACTTGGCGCCTTTTCGATAGACTGAGCGATGGGCATTTAAAAAAAGCCGAAAAAGCACTGGATATGGCCTTTCAGATGGATTTAAAAGATAATGAGGCTTTGTTTCTTAAGGCCATTCTTGAAAAAGAAAAAGGAAATAATAATGCAGCAGAAATATTTAACAAGTTGATTGACAATGTCAAGAACACTTACGGGTTCAAAAAGCCGATAAATGAACTTGCAGAAATATTTTTTGAAGAAGATCGCTATAAGGAGCTAATCGAGCTATTATCAAAATACAAACATGACTCTGAAAGCTTTGAAATTTTTTTCAATTCTTTGATAGCTGATGGAGATGAAATAAAAACAACAAAAGTTTTTTACGAGATTTTAGAAAACGCCCGAGATTCATTATTCATAAATAGTTTTTACATGCAAGCAGAACCCATTGCTGAAAAAGATGAAACTGTAGCTTGGGCAGCTTTGAAATTGCCAAATGCAAAAATTTCTTTTTTAAAAAAATTCTGGCAAAAGCGAAATCCGACGTTAACTCGCGACAGTAATCCGCGGCTTGTCGAACACTATAAAAGGCTGCAGTACGCTCGACAATTTTATTATAAATTAGGAAATCCAGGTTATGACGACAGAGGATTGATCTATATTAGACGTGGGAAACCCGACCGATGGTATGTTAATGACGAATTAACAAATCTCTCTTGGGTATATGAGGATGATAAAAACCCTGCACATTTCGATTTTGTAAGTTCGGAATTTGGAGAGTATAAATTGGGTAATATCGGTGGTAGTGTTGTAGATCGAGCGCATCTGCATCCTTTTTATCAAAAAATGGCACAAAAATATTTAATGTGGAATTTGGCAGCATCAAGAGACAAAAAGCGGCTAATGGAAGAAATCAATCAGCAAATGTCTGCCGAACTTATTCGGATGGAATTTTATGAATCAAAGAAGATATCTTATATTTTTAGTCCCAATACGCCGCATCTTCCTGTCAATATACGTTTTGCTTCATTTAAGAAAACCATCGATACAACGACACTTGATATTTCTATCGCAATTCCTGTTTCAGAGTTAATATTTCATCAGAATCAATCGGAAATAACAGTGCGAATCAAAGCGTTTGACAGCGATTTTGTTGAACAAGAAACTCAAGGTAAAAATTTGACTTTAAGTTCACAATTTAAAAATGAGATGCATCTTGTTAGTGCATTTTCGCTGAAATTAAAGCCCAATCGTTATCGTATCGCTTTAGAGGTTGCTAATAATAATGAGGAGAAGCAAGGGATTTATTATTTCGATTTAGACGTACGTGATTTTCAAAGCAGAGAATTGATGGTGAGTGACATCGATTGGGCTACGCGAATAGAAAATTTAGACTATTACAGTGGCATAGTTAAAGAGCATGCAAATGTGAAGATAATTCCATATCCGTTTACCAAGTTCCAACATCATCAGACTCTGTCTTTGTATTACGAAATTTACAACCTGACTTTAGACAATAATGGCCATTCGCAATACGAAGTAAGCTACAGCATCAACCCCAAGAAGAATTTTTTTGGAAAATTATTCGGTGCTATCAAAAAATCAGTAAACATTACAACTCCCAAGCAAGGGTCCTCGATATTCGAATTTGAATATATCACTTTGGATTTAAGCAACCTAGAAAAAGGCGAGGCTGATTTCATATTGCGAGTTTACGACAAAATCTCAAAACAGCAGATAGATCATAGGGAAACTGTATTTATTGAGTAA